One region of Camelus bactrianus isolate YW-2024 breed Bactrian camel chromosome 20, ASM4877302v1, whole genome shotgun sequence genomic DNA includes:
- the CRIP3 gene encoding cysteine-rich protein 3 isoform X6 → MQGVGDGVLPDPLSTCGAQGTRAGDGAGLQETLPTVSRNQSGQDREGKGGHLLDWPPLPSSTLSPTAEKVSSLGKNWHRFCLKCERCHSVLSPGGHAEHNGRPYCHKPCYGALFGPRGVNIGGVGSYLYKSPTPSPANNTPLSLSSFSPPRPRTGLPQGKKSPPHMKTFTGETSLCPSCEEPVYFAEKVMSLGRNWHRPCLRCQRCRKTLTAGSHAEV, encoded by the exons ATGCAAGGAGTTGGTGACGGTGTGCTCCCAGACCCCCTTTCTACCTGTGGGGCACAGGGCACTCGGGCAGGGGATGGAGCTGGCCTCCAGGAGACACTCCCCACTGTCTCTAGGAATCAGAGCGGGCAGGAccgagaggggaaaggagggcaCCTGTTGGACTGGCCCCCACTACCCAGTTCCACCTTGTCCCCCACAGCGGAGAAGGTGAGCTCCCTGGGCAAGAACTGGCACCGCTTCTGCCTGAAATGTGAGCGCTGCCACAGCGTCCTGTCCCCAGGAGGGCATGCAGAG CACAACGGGAGACCATATTGCCACAAGCCATGCTATGGGGCTCTCTTTGGACCCAGGG GGGTGAACATTGGTGGTGTGGGCTCCTACCTCTAcaaatccccaactcccagccctgccaacaACACTCCCCTCAGCCTCAGCAGCTTCAGCCCCCCCAGACCCAGGACTGGCCTCCCCCAGGGCAAGAAAA GCCCTCCCCACATGAAGACATTCACTGGGGAGACGTCACTGTGCCCCAGCTGTGAGGAACCCGTCTATTTTG CTGAGAAGGTGATGTCTTTGGGCAGAAATTGGCACCGACCCTGTCTGAGGTGCCAGAGGTGCCGGAAGACCCTGACTGCTGGGAGTCACGCTGAG
- the CRIP3 gene encoding cysteine-rich protein 3 isoform X5, with protein sequence MQGVGDGVLPDPLSTCGAQGTRAGDGAGLQETLPTVSRNQSGQDREGKGGHLLDWPPLPSSTLSPTAEKVSSLGKNWHRFCLKCERCHSVLSPGGHAEHNGRPYCHKPCYGALFGPRGVNIGGVGSYLYKSPTPSPANNTPLSLSSFSPPRPRTGLPQGKKTEKVMSLGRNWHRPCLRCQRCRKTLTAGSHAEHDGVPYCHIPCYGYLFGPKGVNIGDVGCYIYDPVEIKSK encoded by the exons ATGCAAGGAGTTGGTGACGGTGTGCTCCCAGACCCCCTTTCTACCTGTGGGGCACAGGGCACTCGGGCAGGGGATGGAGCTGGCCTCCAGGAGACACTCCCCACTGTCTCTAGGAATCAGAGCGGGCAGGAccgagaggggaaaggagggcaCCTGTTGGACTGGCCCCCACTACCCAGTTCCACCTTGTCCCCCACAGCGGAGAAGGTGAGCTCCCTGGGCAAGAACTGGCACCGCTTCTGCCTGAAATGTGAGCGCTGCCACAGCGTCCTGTCCCCAGGAGGGCATGCAGAG CACAACGGGAGACCATATTGCCACAAGCCATGCTATGGGGCTCTCTTTGGACCCAGGG GGGTGAACATTGGTGGTGTGGGCTCCTACCTCTAcaaatccccaactcccagccctgccaacaACACTCCCCTCAGCCTCAGCAGCTTCAGCCCCCCCAGACCCAGGACTGGCCTCCCCCAGGGCAAGAAAA CTGAGAAGGTGATGTCTTTGGGCAGAAATTGGCACCGACCCTGTCTGAGGTGCCAGAGGTGCCGGAAGACCCTGACTGCTGGGAGTCACGCTGAG CATGACGGCGTCCCCTACTGCCACATCCCCTGCTATGGCTACCTGTTTGGCCCCAAAG
- the CRIP3 gene encoding cysteine-rich protein 3 isoform X2: MQGVGDGVLPDPLSTCGAQGTRAGDGAGLQETLPTVSRNQSGQDREGKGGHLLDWPPLPSSTLSPTAEKVSSLGKNWHRFCLKCERCHSVLSPGGHAEHNGRPYCHKPCYGALFGPRGVNIGGVGSYLYKSPTPSPANNTPLSLSSFSPPRPRTGLPQGKKTEKVMSLGRNWHRPCLRCQRCRKTLTAGSHAEVSRVGVSDHVGGREAGDGKRAKLRYLSFSLCPSMTASPTATSPAMATCLAPKVGSPTPDTGPKVWHMGL, from the exons ATGCAAGGAGTTGGTGACGGTGTGCTCCCAGACCCCCTTTCTACCTGTGGGGCACAGGGCACTCGGGCAGGGGATGGAGCTGGCCTCCAGGAGACACTCCCCACTGTCTCTAGGAATCAGAGCGGGCAGGAccgagaggggaaaggagggcaCCTGTTGGACTGGCCCCCACTACCCAGTTCCACCTTGTCCCCCACAGCGGAGAAGGTGAGCTCCCTGGGCAAGAACTGGCACCGCTTCTGCCTGAAATGTGAGCGCTGCCACAGCGTCCTGTCCCCAGGAGGGCATGCAGAG CACAACGGGAGACCATATTGCCACAAGCCATGCTATGGGGCTCTCTTTGGACCCAGGG GGGTGAACATTGGTGGTGTGGGCTCCTACCTCTAcaaatccccaactcccagccctgccaacaACACTCCCCTCAGCCTCAGCAGCTTCAGCCCCCCCAGACCCAGGACTGGCCTCCCCCAGGGCAAGAAAA CTGAGAAGGTGATGTCTTTGGGCAGAAATTGGCACCGACCCTGTCTGAGGTGCCAGAGGTGCCGGAAGACCCTGACTGCTGGGAGTCACGCTGAGGTGAGCAGGGTAGGGGTGAGTGATCATGTTGGGGGAAGGGAAGCTGGAGATGGGAAAAGAGCCAAGCTGAgatatctctctttctctctgtgtcccaGCATGACGGCGTCCCCTACTGCCACATCCCCTGCTATGGCTACCTGTTTGGCCCCAAAGGTgggc
- the CRIP3 gene encoding cysteine-rich protein 3 isoform X7, translated as MSWTCPRCQQPVFFAEKVSSLGKNWHRFCLKCERCHSVLSPGGHAEHNGRPYCHKPCYGALFGPRGVNIGGVGSYLYKSPTPSPANNTPLSLSSFSPPRPRTGLPQGKKSPPHMKTFTGETSLCPSCEEPVYFAEKVMSLGRNWHRPCLRCQRCRKTLTAGSHAEHDGVPYCHIPCYGYLFGPKGVNIGDVGCYIYDPVEIKSK; from the exons ATGAGCTGGACCTGCCCGCGTTGCCAGCAACCTGTTTTCTTCG CGGAGAAGGTGAGCTCCCTGGGCAAGAACTGGCACCGCTTCTGCCTGAAATGTGAGCGCTGCCACAGCGTCCTGTCCCCAGGAGGGCATGCAGAG CACAACGGGAGACCATATTGCCACAAGCCATGCTATGGGGCTCTCTTTGGACCCAGGG GGGTGAACATTGGTGGTGTGGGCTCCTACCTCTAcaaatccccaactcccagccctgccaacaACACTCCCCTCAGCCTCAGCAGCTTCAGCCCCCCCAGACCCAGGACTGGCCTCCCCCAGGGCAAGAAAA GCCCTCCCCACATGAAGACATTCACTGGGGAGACGTCACTGTGCCCCAGCTGTGAGGAACCCGTCTATTTTG CTGAGAAGGTGATGTCTTTGGGCAGAAATTGGCACCGACCCTGTCTGAGGTGCCAGAGGTGCCGGAAGACCCTGACTGCTGGGAGTCACGCTGAG CATGACGGCGTCCCCTACTGCCACATCCCCTGCTATGGCTACCTGTTTGGCCCCAAAG
- the CRIP3 gene encoding cysteine-rich protein 3 isoform X1, whose amino-acid sequence MQGVGDGVLPDPLSTCGAQGTRAGDGAGLQETLPTVSRNQSGQDREGKGGHLLDWPPLPSSTLSPTAEKVSSLGKNWHRFCLKCERCHSVLSPGGHAEHNGRPYCHKPCYGALFGPRGVNIGGVGSYLYKSPTPSPANNTPLSLSSFSPPRPRTGLPQGKKSPPHMKTFTGETSLCPSCEEPVYFAEKVMSLGRNWHRPCLRCQRCRKTLTAGSHAEVSRVGVSDHVGGREAGDGKRAKLRYLSFSLCPSMTASPTATSPAMATCLAPKVGSPTPDTGPKVWHMGL is encoded by the exons ATGCAAGGAGTTGGTGACGGTGTGCTCCCAGACCCCCTTTCTACCTGTGGGGCACAGGGCACTCGGGCAGGGGATGGAGCTGGCCTCCAGGAGACACTCCCCACTGTCTCTAGGAATCAGAGCGGGCAGGAccgagaggggaaaggagggcaCCTGTTGGACTGGCCCCCACTACCCAGTTCCACCTTGTCCCCCACAGCGGAGAAGGTGAGCTCCCTGGGCAAGAACTGGCACCGCTTCTGCCTGAAATGTGAGCGCTGCCACAGCGTCCTGTCCCCAGGAGGGCATGCAGAG CACAACGGGAGACCATATTGCCACAAGCCATGCTATGGGGCTCTCTTTGGACCCAGGG GGGTGAACATTGGTGGTGTGGGCTCCTACCTCTAcaaatccccaactcccagccctgccaacaACACTCCCCTCAGCCTCAGCAGCTTCAGCCCCCCCAGACCCAGGACTGGCCTCCCCCAGGGCAAGAAAA GCCCTCCCCACATGAAGACATTCACTGGGGAGACGTCACTGTGCCCCAGCTGTGAGGAACCCGTCTATTTTG CTGAGAAGGTGATGTCTTTGGGCAGAAATTGGCACCGACCCTGTCTGAGGTGCCAGAGGTGCCGGAAGACCCTGACTGCTGGGAGTCACGCTGAGGTGAGCAGGGTAGGGGTGAGTGATCATGTTGGGGGAAGGGAAGCTGGAGATGGGAAAAGAGCCAAGCTGAgatatctctctttctctctgtgtcccaGCATGACGGCGTCCCCTACTGCCACATCCCCTGCTATGGCTACCTGTTTGGCCCCAAAGGTgggc
- the CRIP3 gene encoding cysteine-rich protein 3 isoform X4 — MSWTCPRCQQPVFFAEKVSSLGKNWHRFCLKCERCHSVLSPGGHAEHNGRPYCHKPCYGALFGPRGVNIGGVGSYLYKSPTPSPANNTPLSLSSFSPPRPRTGLPQGKKSPPHMKTFTGETSLCPSCEEPVYFAEKVMSLGRNWHRPCLRCQRCRKTLTAGSHAEVSRVGVSDHVGGREAGDGKRAKLRYLSFSLCPSMTASPTATSPAMATCLAPKVGSPTPDTGPKVWHMGL, encoded by the exons ATGAGCTGGACCTGCCCGCGTTGCCAGCAACCTGTTTTCTTCG CGGAGAAGGTGAGCTCCCTGGGCAAGAACTGGCACCGCTTCTGCCTGAAATGTGAGCGCTGCCACAGCGTCCTGTCCCCAGGAGGGCATGCAGAG CACAACGGGAGACCATATTGCCACAAGCCATGCTATGGGGCTCTCTTTGGACCCAGGG GGGTGAACATTGGTGGTGTGGGCTCCTACCTCTAcaaatccccaactcccagccctgccaacaACACTCCCCTCAGCCTCAGCAGCTTCAGCCCCCCCAGACCCAGGACTGGCCTCCCCCAGGGCAAGAAAA GCCCTCCCCACATGAAGACATTCACTGGGGAGACGTCACTGTGCCCCAGCTGTGAGGAACCCGTCTATTTTG CTGAGAAGGTGATGTCTTTGGGCAGAAATTGGCACCGACCCTGTCTGAGGTGCCAGAGGTGCCGGAAGACCCTGACTGCTGGGAGTCACGCTGAGGTGAGCAGGGTAGGGGTGAGTGATCATGTTGGGGGAAGGGAAGCTGGAGATGGGAAAAGAGCCAAGCTGAgatatctctctttctctctgtgtcccaGCATGACGGCGTCCCCTACTGCCACATCCCCTGCTATGGCTACCTGTTTGGCCCCAAAGGTgggc
- the CRIP3 gene encoding cysteine-rich protein 3 isoform X3 translates to MQGVGDGVLPDPLSTCGAQGTRAGDGAGLQETLPTVSRNQSGQDREGKGGHLLDWPPLPSSTLSPTAEKVSSLGKNWHRFCLKCERCHSVLSPGGHAEHNGRPYCHKPCYGALFGPRGVNIGGVGSYLYKSPTPSPANNTPLSLSSFSPPRPRTGLPQGKKSPPHMKTFTGETSLCPSCEEPVYFAEKVMSLGRNWHRPCLRCQRCRKTLTAGSHAEHDGVPYCHIPCYGYLFGPKGVNIGDVGCYIYDPVEIKSK, encoded by the exons ATGCAAGGAGTTGGTGACGGTGTGCTCCCAGACCCCCTTTCTACCTGTGGGGCACAGGGCACTCGGGCAGGGGATGGAGCTGGCCTCCAGGAGACACTCCCCACTGTCTCTAGGAATCAGAGCGGGCAGGAccgagaggggaaaggagggcaCCTGTTGGACTGGCCCCCACTACCCAGTTCCACCTTGTCCCCCACAGCGGAGAAGGTGAGCTCCCTGGGCAAGAACTGGCACCGCTTCTGCCTGAAATGTGAGCGCTGCCACAGCGTCCTGTCCCCAGGAGGGCATGCAGAG CACAACGGGAGACCATATTGCCACAAGCCATGCTATGGGGCTCTCTTTGGACCCAGGG GGGTGAACATTGGTGGTGTGGGCTCCTACCTCTAcaaatccccaactcccagccctgccaacaACACTCCCCTCAGCCTCAGCAGCTTCAGCCCCCCCAGACCCAGGACTGGCCTCCCCCAGGGCAAGAAAA GCCCTCCCCACATGAAGACATTCACTGGGGAGACGTCACTGTGCCCCAGCTGTGAGGAACCCGTCTATTTTG CTGAGAAGGTGATGTCTTTGGGCAGAAATTGGCACCGACCCTGTCTGAGGTGCCAGAGGTGCCGGAAGACCCTGACTGCTGGGAGTCACGCTGAG CATGACGGCGTCCCCTACTGCCACATCCCCTGCTATGGCTACCTGTTTGGCCCCAAAG